The Nocardioides sp. S-1144 genome includes a region encoding these proteins:
- a CDS encoding glycosyltransferase family 4 protein, whose amino-acid sequence MTDALRVLIVSESFLPQVNGVTNSVRRVLEHLAATGHDAELVAPTGPDTYAGFPVRHARGAHLPFYRDFKIGLETTARLRAEMLRFRPDVVHIASPATLGHQAVRAAGELGIPAVAIYQTDLVGFAERYDVPGGARAAARLTRRIHTRVDRTLAPSTASLAQLATLGVPGTALWPRGVDLEQFHPGRRDPALRVRLLGDRPDALLVGYVGRLAPEKELGLLAVLAEDPRLALVVVGGGPEEQRLRSALPGARFLGVQHGDELAATYAALDVFVHTGRHETYCQSAQEALASGVPVVAPRAGGPIDVVSDGEAGFLYRPGDARDLATYVDLLAAHPLLRRRMALAARRSVAGRSWASVNDALVGHYREVIEARTARRAA is encoded by the coding sequence ATGACCGATGCGCTCCGCGTCCTGATCGTCAGCGAGTCGTTCCTGCCGCAGGTCAACGGGGTCACCAACTCGGTGCGCCGGGTGCTCGAGCACCTCGCCGCCACCGGGCACGACGCCGAGCTGGTCGCCCCGACCGGACCCGACACCTACGCCGGGTTCCCGGTGCGGCACGCGCGCGGCGCCCACCTCCCGTTCTACCGGGACTTCAAGATCGGGCTCGAGACCACGGCCCGGTTGCGCGCGGAGATGCTGCGCTTCCGCCCGGACGTCGTCCACATCGCCTCGCCGGCCACCCTGGGCCACCAGGCGGTGAGGGCCGCCGGCGAGCTCGGGATCCCCGCGGTCGCGATCTACCAGACCGACCTGGTCGGGTTCGCCGAGCGCTACGACGTCCCGGGCGGCGCCCGGGCCGCGGCCCGGCTGACCCGCCGGATCCACACCCGCGTCGACCGCACCCTGGCGCCGTCGACGGCGAGCCTGGCCCAGCTGGCCACGCTCGGCGTCCCCGGCACCGCGCTCTGGCCGCGCGGGGTGGACCTGGAGCAGTTCCACCCCGGCCGTCGTGACCCCGCGTTGCGGGTCCGGCTGCTCGGCGACCGGCCCGACGCGCTCCTGGTGGGGTACGTCGGGCGGCTCGCCCCCGAGAAGGAGCTCGGGCTCCTGGCCGTGCTCGCCGAGGACCCCCGTCTCGCCCTGGTGGTGGTCGGCGGCGGTCCCGAGGAGCAGCGGCTCCGGTCGGCGCTGCCCGGAGCCCGGTTCCTCGGCGTCCAGCACGGCGACGAGCTCGCCGCCACCTACGCCGCGCTCGACGTCTTCGTGCACACCGGGCGGCACGAGACGTACTGCCAGTCGGCGCAGGAGGCGCTGGCCTCCGGTGTGCCCGTCGTCGCGCCTCGTGCCGGTGGCCCGATCGACGTGGTCAGCGACGGTGAGGCCGGCTTCCTCTACCGCCCCGGCGACGCGAGGGACCTGGCCACCTACGTCGACCTCCTGGCCGCGCACCCGTTGCTGCGCCGCCGGATGGCCCTGGCCGCCCGGCGCTCGGTCGCGGGTCGCTCGTGGGCCTCGGTCAACGACGCCCTGGTCGGGCACTACCGCGAGGTCATCGAGGCCCGCACCGCGCGACGGGCCGCCTAG
- a CDS encoding GNAT family N-acetyltransferase: MSPAVTAARVAAESAAWVWYPDDADVVRNDRLVLVRWPDYFGAPPNLLRVSGSAPVDGVLDEALAQVRAWGRDELVVRVGLDAPAGLEDALAARGARVHETLDVLALDLGDGVPGGPGLDVPSDVEVRWQADEATTRDALRVAAEAFEEGAVPSDERVGELAVQAAADHEAGRASTAVAYLDGRPVGSGGLTLAGAGGHDVARLWGGGVVPEARGRGVYRAVLAARLDLARTRGASMALVKGRVETSGPILRRAGFAVFGRERSHVLPA, translated from the coding sequence GTGAGCCCCGCGGTCACCGCGGCGCGCGTCGCCGCGGAGTCGGCCGCGTGGGTCTGGTACCCCGACGACGCCGACGTCGTCCGCAACGACCGGCTGGTGTTGGTGCGGTGGCCCGACTACTTCGGGGCGCCGCCGAACCTGCTGCGGGTCTCGGGCTCGGCGCCGGTCGACGGCGTCCTCGACGAGGCGCTCGCGCAGGTGCGGGCCTGGGGCCGCGACGAGCTCGTCGTCCGGGTCGGGCTCGACGCCCCCGCCGGGCTGGAGGACGCGCTCGCCGCCCGGGGTGCGAGGGTGCACGAGACCCTCGACGTGCTCGCGCTCGACCTCGGTGACGGCGTCCCTGGCGGGCCTGGCCTGGACGTGCCGAGTGACGTCGAGGTGCGGTGGCAGGCCGACGAGGCCACCACCCGCGACGCGCTGCGGGTCGCGGCGGAGGCCTTCGAGGAGGGCGCCGTCCCCTCCGACGAGCGGGTCGGCGAGCTCGCCGTCCAGGCGGCGGCCGACCACGAGGCCGGCCGGGCCAGCACCGCCGTGGCCTACCTCGACGGGCGTCCCGTCGGGTCGGGCGGCCTGACCCTCGCCGGGGCCGGCGGCCACGACGTGGCGCGGCTCTGGGGTGGCGGCGTCGTCCCCGAGGCGCGCGGCCGGGGCGTCTACCGCGCCGTGCTCGCGGCGCGGCTCGACCTGGCGCGGACCCGCGGTGCGTCGATGGCGCTGGTCAAGGGCCGCGTCGAGACCTCGGGGCCGATCCTGCGCCGCGCCGGCTTCGCGGTCTTCGGCCGGGAACGCTCCCACGTCCTGCCGGCCTGA
- the rlmN gene encoding 23S rRNA (adenine(2503)-C(2))-methyltransferase RlmN produces MAENPTPTDSPTAPEGATSLKLVFDEPRGRKKPPRHLADLTAPERKALLEENGLPGFRAKQLSTHYFSRLVDDPAEMTDLPAGQRDELVATLLPSLMTPLRTMEADKGTTRKTLWRLFDGALVESVLMRYPDRATVCVSSQAGCGMACPFCATGQGGLQRNMSTGEIVEQVVAGARAMTRGEVPGGPGRVSNVVFMGMGEPLANYKAVIGTVRRLTDPTPDGLGMSARNITVSTVGLVPRMLQLADEGIPVTLALSLHAPDDELRNDLVPINTRYSVDETVDAAWHYAQVTKRRVSIEYAMMRGINDQAWRADLLGDVLQARGDWGWVHVNLIPLNEVPGSRFTRSFDHDMDEFVRRLEAKGISTTIRDTRGSDIDAACGQLAATEA; encoded by the coding sequence ATGGCCGAGAACCCCACCCCCACCGACAGCCCGACCGCCCCCGAGGGGGCGACGTCGCTGAAGCTGGTCTTCGACGAGCCGCGCGGGCGGAAGAAGCCGCCGCGGCACCTCGCCGACCTCACCGCACCCGAGCGCAAGGCGCTGCTCGAGGAGAACGGCCTGCCCGGGTTCCGCGCCAAGCAGCTCTCGACCCACTACTTCTCCCGGCTGGTCGACGACCCCGCGGAGATGACCGACCTGCCGGCCGGCCAGCGCGACGAGCTCGTCGCCACACTGCTGCCGAGCCTGATGACTCCGTTGCGCACCATGGAGGCCGACAAGGGCACCACCCGCAAGACGCTGTGGCGGCTCTTCGACGGGGCCCTGGTCGAGTCGGTGCTGATGCGCTACCCCGACCGCGCCACGGTGTGCGTGTCGAGCCAGGCCGGCTGCGGCATGGCGTGCCCGTTCTGCGCCACCGGCCAGGGCGGCCTGCAGCGCAACATGTCGACCGGCGAGATCGTCGAGCAGGTCGTGGCCGGTGCCCGGGCGATGACCCGCGGCGAGGTCCCCGGCGGCCCCGGACGCGTCTCGAACGTCGTCTTCATGGGCATGGGCGAGCCGCTGGCCAACTACAAGGCCGTCATTGGCACCGTCCGGCGCCTGACCGACCCCACGCCCGACGGCCTCGGCATGTCGGCGCGCAACATCACCGTCTCCACCGTCGGCCTGGTGCCGCGGATGCTGCAGCTGGCCGACGAGGGCATCCCGGTGACCCTCGCGCTGAGCCTGCACGCGCCCGACGACGAGCTGCGCAACGACCTGGTCCCGATCAACACCCGCTACTCGGTCGACGAGACCGTCGACGCCGCCTGGCACTACGCCCAGGTCACCAAGCGCCGGGTCTCGATCGAGTACGCCATGATGCGCGGCATCAACGACCAGGCCTGGCGCGCCGACCTGCTCGGTGACGTCCTGCAGGCGCGGGGCGACTGGGGGTGGGTGCACGTGAACCTGATCCCGCTGAACGAGGTTCCCGGGTCGAGGTTCACCCGGTCCTTCGACCACGACATGGACGAGTTCGTGCGCCGGCTCGAGGCCAAGGGCATCTCGACCACGATCCGCGACACCCGCGGCAGCGACATCGACGCGGCCTGCGGACAGCTGGCCGCCACCGAGGCGTGA